CgaatttcttgaacttcaaatttaacTAATGCAATAGACTCTGGATCTTGTGCATTCCCTACGTGGTGCTTCATTAAGATGGCTTCAGCTTGTTCAATTTTACCCTTATTAATTAAGTATCTTGGCGACTCTGGAACCATCCAGAATAATGCGAGCTGAACAACGGCTAATGCTCCTTGTAAATACGAAGGAATTCTCCAGCAATATTCGTTATCAATGACCCTCGTGCCGTAGGTAACCCATGCAGCAATTACAGCACCAAGGTACCAGCAAGTATTGTAGAATGTGGTTGCGACTTGTCTATGGGTTGGATATGCAATCTCCGAGATCAAGGAAGGGGAGGAGATCGTTGCAGTACAACTACCAAAACCTATAATCATTCTTGAAATTAAGAAGAATGCATAATTAGTAGAAGCACCCTGCAATATAGCACCCACCACAGTTAAGGTCTGACCAACCACAATACcaaatcttcttccaaatctGTCACTAATATAAGGACCAAACCATATAGTCAAAAGACTACCAAAAATAGTACCGTTAGATAATGCACCTAGAATATACCCTGTGGGGTGTCCCATAGAGTCCTGCCAAAACGATAATGATTGCAACCCATTTAACATAGAGCCATCATATCCATTGTTAGTTGATGtcaaagaaatcaagaaaatacAGAAATTAAGGTACCTCAAGTGAGGAACCTTGTACCATGGAATATCATTGTACTTAATTTCACCATCTGTTACTACATCCGCATCCTTTTCCCGTCCATCGATTGATACAGCTTCCACTATTGTTTCTGTCTTTACTTGGCCTCCCATGTTCTGCTTAAGTTAActattgatatttatgGAGAGTGATTATTCAACTACATATTCCagtcaaaatattcatgtctatttatatttcttaaCTCTCGTTCTGCTTAAGATGCAACTAGCGTATATACATATTACATTCTCCTCTTTGAATATCGTATCCATCACTCATGCTAATTCCAAGGATGGAGTCATTGCCCCACTCTCCATGAATCGATATGAATTACAATTacattcattaatttgttgACCAATTTCGGAACCTATTCCTAATCTGTCTTACCTCCGAGAGACGTAGAGTACAATAGCGTCTCCACAAAATCTTAAAAAATAGCCATGCATAATAGCcatttcaagaattttccGGTACTGGAATGAcattattttatttcatcacataaacaatttcatcaatattacGTTACATAAACAATTTAAAAACTATCGTATAATACATTATTACGTTCCTACACAACTATCGTAAATAAGTTGGgttagaaaagaaagaacGATTAACACACAAAAATAGGCGCATGAATTTGGGTTAGGCAAATTTAACATGGCCAAAAAGAAACCTCATATGATCAATTCCACTTGTTAAGCATACTATTAGGTAGAGTGGACAATGTAATAACCGCATCCATGGTAAgtttattgcaaaaattattgTAGACTAACACATTCAATAAACAGCACGGtgttaatattttaatcTTATTGGTATAATGAGATTTGCGTGATatacaagaaaaattagtCCGCCTACAACAATATTGTAACATTGTAATCTAACTAAAGAAAGAAAGTTGTTACCAGAATACTTCTACCAGGTTCTCTTCTCATCAATATTGGATCGATAGTTAGTGTCAGACTACAATGCCTAGAAATTTGAGTTGAAAATGACTTTTTTTCGATAATTGTACTGAAATAAGACCCGATGACTACTAAAAGTCTTGGTAGGGTAATTTCGATACACTTTATctaatgaagaacaaattgttcaaattatattcttgGGTTAAGTTTAACTCAAATATAGGATATAAATTGCCAAACCCAAAAAGAGTATCCAACCCGCCTAGTACATGGTAATGTAATTTATCCATTACACCCTCAAGAGTTTCAACGATAGTCAGATTCATCACCGAATCCGGGAATCTATTAtagaatttaaagaaacTCCGAATACGCAAATTAAGGTATACCCCGACAtggaaaattttggaaCGTCGTTGTATTGGCAATTGTGGTTATGCTCGTCTACAGCTTTTTTTAAGCTAACTTGAAAAATAGCTACTATTATGTTTCGTTCATTCACTATCACCCAGGAGATTACTTGAGTATCGTTAGATCAAATTTCTACATGGCTTCCTTGTGTAAATTTACAACTTGGTTCAAGCATTTAAAAAGAACTAAAATATAACTATAGATCTTAACATAGTTTAACGTTACCAgctattttattttctgcTTTCTACTCAATCACAAGGTGTTAGGCAGATAAACTGCATAACGATCCCTTGTTGATGTACATTCCCCCGCAAATCtaaatgattatttttaaaGCATTGAGCATCGGCATTCGGTCGGATAGGTTTCCTAAATAGCAGTGATCATTCAGAACACCACCTTTTTCAAACTTTTGAATACTGAACCGAACTCTAAATAAAACACCGTCCTCGATAATCGTGGGGAAAGCAAATTGGAGATACGACCAACAGTACCTAAAATGGATGTGTAACCttaatttttatattcttcgGTATATATTTACTCCATTAAGAATATATGTCTCGCACATAGCACATATACAGTGTTATTTAAATCGAGTACCATACTAAGAGGAAAACcagaatcaaatatatatataaacaaTAACAAGCATCCATAGATTTTAGTCGCAATAATCAAGTAgattaatatcaaaattaaaaatggGATTTTTAAAAGTAAAGGGAacaaaaattgttgatgaaaacgAAAAGTTAGTAGTCCTCAAAGGTGCAGCCACTGGTGGCCATCTTAATATGGAGAACTTTATTACTGGGTATCCTGGACACGAGACCGAACATAAAAAGGTAATCGAAAATACAATTGGTAAAGAAAAAAGTgactttttctttaataaattctatGAATACTTTTGGACTGAAGATGATGCTAAGTTTTTCAAGCAGTTGGGCTTGAACTGTTTGAGAATTCCTTTCAATTATAGACATTTCATTAACGATGAAGGAGACTTATTTGATGTGAAAGATATAGGGTTTAAAAGATTAGATGCTATCATTGACACTTGCTCAAAACATGGAATCTACACTATTTTGGATTTGCATTCAGCCCCAGGAGGTCAAAACCAAGATTGGCATAGTGATTCGGGAATACATAAGTCTCTTTTCTGGGAGTTTAAGGTTTTTCAAGATGCTATAGTTAATCTTTGGATCAAGATTGCTACGTATTATCAACATCATGAGTACGTTGCAGgatataatttcttgaacGAACCTGCAGTTTCAGATCATAgtaaattgataaaatactATGAAAGATTAGAAAAGGAAGTAAGGAAAGTAGATCCAAACCATATTTTGTTCCTTGATGGTAATACATATGCCATGGATTTCCGCCAATTCCCTAATGAAGTTCTTCCAAATACGGTATACGCTATCCATGATTATTCTCTTTATGGTTTTCCATCTAATGACAATGACTTATACAAAGGAAATAAGGAACAAAAGGATAAGCTCAAGAGCCAATATGAACGTAAAATTGAGTACATGAGGGATCGCAATGTCCCAGTTTGGAATGGTGAATTTGGCCCGGTTTATGCTTCTGATTTCAGAGGAGACAAGGATCCTGATTTGACTAATTTGGCACGGTATCAAGTCCTAAAGGATCAATTAGAAGTATATAAAAGTGGTGATCCATCTGGGGACAAGTCTCCAATTAGTTGGTCCATCTGGTTATACAAGGATATTGGATTTCAAGGTATGACATATGTATCCCCAGAATCAAAGTGGTACAGTCTTTTCGGAAAGTGGCTTGCAAAGAAAAAGGATTTAGGTCTTGATAGATGGGgtaatgatattgatcCAAATAATGCCAAGTTATACACAGACTTAGAAAACCACATATTGTCTAATGTACCTGAGAAACATCGTAAAGCCCTTTACCCACATAATTGGACTGTGAAGGACTACCTTGCAAGGGTCACTAACGAAATGTTGTTTAGTCAGTATGCTCAACATGAATACGCAGATTACTTTAAAGATTTAAGTTTCGAGCAGTTAGATGAATTGGCAGCCTGTTTTAAATTCGAGAACGTTGAGAAAAgacaagaattaaataacaTTTTGAGTAATTATTAAGTGCTACTTCTCTTTATTTAGCTAACTATGaccaatttcaatgatttaaaCTAATACTGACTTTTTGTAATATTCTCAGGTAAATCGATTTCATGATTGTTGGATTCAATACATTACTTACAACAACCATTTCCTGTGAAAACGCATTAAAACCGCACtaaaatgcaaataaagAAGTATCACAAGGATCTTGTGGATTCTTAATATGATTCTTAACCCGTGTTATTGTTTTAAGGGAATTtcatattatcaatatcactTACTAATCACTCCGTTTGTTTATTGTATGCAAGAGCAAATATTCGTTTTTGCAATTtcccaaatatttttgaaaatcattattgaaataacCTTCTTCTCACCAAAAAAGCGCAACATATTATCAACTTGAAAATTGACCGATACTTGGCATTTACTAACATCGTAGTACCCCGCTAAGTCCAATATCTATAATAGCGGATCTACTTccaatttaatatatttaaatctGTAGAGGTGTATGACCATTTCTTGATTAGGAGTTACTTCCgaaatatgaatattcCACTCGACACTCGGAGAAAGACCTACTAGGATCATTCACCGCAGACCATGATTTCGAATTCCTTGTGAGTGTTGAAAAAGATACTGGGTAacattttaattaatacaTGATACCGAAGTTTCGAAATAGTTTGTAGTAAATATCGTATGTTATTAAAGTATCTTATGGTTAAAACGGAACAAAATAGAGTTCTAGCAATTACGCGTTTGAAGTGGTTACTACAAGGGTGTGTATTGAGAGTGATAAAAGGCATGCAAATCTCGTATACTTGCATATTCAAACTCGGGTGAGTTGCACAACCCTGTTCAAAAACCTATCAAGTCAACTGTTCTTTAtctcaataatttggaagGGTTGCATACTTCCGATACAGGACGTCTTGTGCGAATGAAATATGTTTTCAGAAGTATTACTGAGAGAATGATACCAAGGAATGAACTGGAAATATACTTAACAAACCCATAGAATAAATGTAGagttgaattcaataaaatctCTTTTTTTAAAGAATAGAATGTTTATAACGTAGGCCGGTAGTCTCATAATATGCTTATCGGATTTCTTGTTCAACCCGTTTCGTTGATCGTTTACAGTTATTTTTTCGTTTTCAACGGCAACGATGAGGGTGTTGACATACGCTCGTAATCCCTACTTCTGTGAAGATACCTATAGGCTGCTATTTTGAGTCAACCATACACGCCCGAATATTATGCCttgttattcaaaaattattcacaGAAACTTTcacaaaaaaatattctgttCCTTTTTCTCTAATATTAATCTTGAAAGTAACGTCTTTGCATTTGTTATGATCTGACAACTCACGCAAAATTTTAGTTTTACCAAATATCGAGACAGAAATAGAACGGTCTGCAAATAGTTGATACGAATAAGATCTGAGCGTATGATTTAAAGAAATCTACTCTATGGCTAAATTATTTAGTTACTGCGGGTTCCTCCTTCACTCCTAACCTCAGCATGAATGTGGAGGATTTCCGAAATAGGCATGCTTTCCGAGAAAATTCTTCCGTTGATCTATGGTGGGGCAAATATCTATTACGACGAGGGGCATATGGAAAATGAGCTTTAAGTAATCATCCGACGTATCACTACTTTATAATTAGCATGTCTGCATCAAACAAAAAACAAAAGAGACTTTAAATAGCATTCAAATAGATCATGAGTACTGATCTTAAATATACACCTGATGCTGAACAGCTTACAACGGAAGAGCACTCAGAAAAGGATATCTACTCTCTTGAAGGAagtaacaataataaagacGATATAAGATACAACGACTTATCATGGTATAAAGTTTCCCATTTACGTTACCTCAACTTCTGTATTCTATTGATCTCGTTGTCATCCACTACCTTAGGGTATGACAGTTCTATGTTGAATGGCCTACAATCGTTGGCATACTGGAGAGATTACATGGGAAACCCTACTGGTACTACGTTAGGTGCTTTAACCAACGGGACCATTTTTGGTCTTATTTTAGCGAATCCATTAGCACCATATGTTGCGGATAAATTTGGTAGAAGAGTTGCTATAATTTCTGGTCAAATCATTGTTATCATTGGTTCAGTTCTTCAAGGTGCTTCCACTAATTATGCATTCTTTTTAGTATCAAGAATAATCGCAGGGGTTGGTTCCATTTTGTCAATGGTTTCTTCTCCAGCACTTATATCAGAGATTTCATATCCTACCCACAGACATGTTACTACTACATTCTTCAACACAAACTACTATATTGGGGCTGCCATTGCAGCTTGGATAACGTTTGGAACTAGTGGTCTTAGCGACGAATATTCCTGGAGAATTCCTTCTTACTTGCAAGGGTCCATAGCACTCATTCAATTGTCATTATTCTGGATGGTTCCAGAATCACCAAGATATTATATAAGTAAAGGAAAAATAGACAAAGCTGAGGAAGTTTTGATGAAACATCATATCGGAAATTCCCAAGATCCTGGTGATATTGGCTTAATCAAATTTGAGGTGGAAGAAATTCAAGCTGCGTTGGAAATGGAAAAGATATCCGCAAGTACTAGCTATTTGGATTTTTTCAAGACATCAGCTAACCGTAAGCGCCTTTTCATTTGTTTTTTTATTGCAGTTTTAATGCAGCTTTCAGGGAACGGATTggtttctttttatttaagTAAagtattaaattcaatCGGTATTACAGACgaaaaagaacaattgaaaattaacGGGAGTTTGATGATTTATAATTGGGTTACGGCAGTATCTGTTTCGTTCgtagttaataaatttagaagaagaacattGTTCATTACTTCTACAATTTTGATGTTAATTACGTACGTTATCTGGACAGTGTTATCTGCTATTAACGAACAACGTAACTTTGAGCAAGCATCACTCGGTAAAGGAGTTCTTGCTATGATCTTCTTTTATTACTTGGGATACAACATGGGAGCCAATGGCTTGCCTTACTTGTACTTAACTGAAATCTTACCTTACAACCAGAGGACTAAAGGCATTAACATCATGTTAATACTTTTCaacattattttgatatacAATGGTTTCGTTAACCCAGTCGCTATGGATGCGATTTCCTGGAGATATTACATTGTATATTGTTGTGTTATCGTTATCGAGATTGTGGTCGTCTACTTCTTTTTGCcagaattaaaaatgaaataacaTATTTGAAAGGTTGATTCTCACGGAAGTATTGAATAGAGGAAATATAGCATAAGAATAGTCTACCACGAAAACCTAAAAATCCAACGATCGGACTCCTCCATATGAGGAAGAATTGCATGATCCAAAAAAATTCtcttttaatgaatttttgaCACAGTTGCAATAGAGAATGAAGTTTTTCctaaatttaaaattttgcaGTCGCAGTCCCCTTCACCAAACTTTGATGCCTTCCTAAATTGGTCTCTTCAACTAAAAAGGTAATACAGCGATATACTTTCAAGTTATATGCTAAGCTAGGAGATAGCGTTTTTTCATTAACATTCTACTATACATCCATATAAAATgcttaaatttatttttaaagTTTTCATGCACATGAATTTTTAGAATTGTCATTTATATTACGAATTGTTAATTCGGGTgtaagaaaataaataacatCAAGTATGTCAAACGAACTCAAAATGTGTACATAGGAGTAGAATCAGCATCTGCAATGTTCTATTCATCAGAGACTATTTAAATCTAAtgcaatatttttttcactATATTGGCCAATATATTTAGACTTATAGAactataaaaattttttcGATCAATATTTAGAATTTCAAGATTCTAATggtgaaattaaatttaaagtATTTACaaagatttaaaattgaaaaattatttaattttaatatttcttcatacTTTGACCCAATCATCAAAAAAAAGTAAAAGAAAACCTCTTTTTTCTCtattgcaatttttcaaccatTCGATAAGGAGTATGACCACAAAGGTATACCTATGAACACATAGAGaccaaaaattttattgttcctcttatttattataaaaattatatataaaataaaaattttaaaagtatttataattttatataaatagaaaGTAAATGTAGTACAACAGTAGGAACTAATAAATTTCTGAATGTGATTTGTTCTTGGGTTTCACGCATCTTTTGTGATAGTTACAACCCAACCTCAACACAATACTGACGCTCTATCGAATACAAtcttatattaataaaaaaaaagccagtaataaattcatcagGATTGAAATAAAAGAGGTTATCTAAACAGTTTCTATATGCCCAACTTCAGGCTTTGGGGGTGCAGATGAAAGGTGGATCAATGTTTGGCCTGGATCATCACCAAAGACTTTGGCTACTTCTTCCAAGGTGTAAGCAGAAGTTTCGACGAATGTAAATAAAACGGTAATAACTTCCACAGCAAGGATACAGCAATAGACAATATAGTATTTCCATTCAATAGCATCCATGGCAATAGGATTGACGAAGccattgaagataataataatgttttgGCTCACCGTGAAAATATTCATACCTTTTGCTCTATGGCTGTAAGGCATGATTTCGGTAATGTACAAGAACGGTAGGCCATTAGCACCAATATCATAAGCCAAATAGTAGAAAAAAATCATGGCAATAACGCCATTGCCTAATGATTTTTGTTCGAAATTACGTTGTTGGTTGATTGCAGACAATATCGTCCAAATCACATAGAAAACCAACATCAATATTGTGCAAATTAAAAACATGCTTCTCCTTTTGAATCTACCAGCAACAGAAGCAACAACTGAAGAGATGACAAGATTATAAACCATTAAACAACcattaatttttaattgttcATGAGGATCAGTAATTCCAATCGAATTCAAAACTTTATTAAGATAATAAGAAACCAATCCATTACCAGATAATTGCATAATAACTGCAACAAAAACTGCcaaaaataatctttttcTAAATGTTGGCATGGTAATAAAATCAGAATATCTAGAGTTAGAGGATAGTTTTTCTATCTCGAGCGCTGCTTGAAtctcttcaatttcaaaactaACCAAATCATTTGCTCTTTCATGAGTTTCACCACCTGCGTGAAACTTTCTCAAGACCTTTTCAGCATCAGAGATTCTATCTTTATTGATTAAGTAACGAGGAGATTCAGGGACCATCCAAAAGAATGCAATTTGGAGGCATGGGAGGGCAGCTTGCAAATAAGATGGAATTCTCCAACTATAATCGTTTTCTATGTTCAATGTTCCGTATGTAACCCAAGCTGCAATTATTGCTCCTAAATACCAGCAGACATTGTAGAAAGTTGTAGCTGTGGCTCTGTGTGTTGGATATGCTAATTCAGAGATTAATGAAGGACTAGAAACGCCTGCAATACCAACTCCAAAACCAAGAATGATGCGGGAAGCCAAGAAGAATCCGTAATTTGTTGAAACACCTTGTAAAATAGAACCAAGGATAGTAATAGTCTGTCCAACAAAAATACACCGCCATCTGCCGAACTTATCAGCCAACCAAGATGCACACACAAACGATAGCACAACACCGAAAACATTTCCGTTAGATAATGCACCTAAAACACTACCTTGTGGATTACCCATCTTCTCTGGCCAATACAGAACTGATTGCAAACCGTTCAACATAGAACCATCATAGCCATTATTAGTAGAAGAAAGAGTGATTAGAAATATACAAAAGTTCAAACGTACCAAGTAATTTACTTTCCACCATGGTCGTTTCTCATacaaataatcatcaacTGATCCTCCTTTGGAGATAATATTGTTTTGTTCTTCGATCTTCTCAGATAGTTTCGAAACATCCGTTATTACGACTCCGAGTTCTTTGTCTTCTGTTgccatttttttttattcaacCACCAAAGACAAGTGTTTCTTTCCTTTAAATAGAATTCTTTTTTGCAACGCTATACTAactaaaaatataattgcTATCGTGATAGTATTAGAACTCTATTCCGCTAAAAGATCTGATCAACTTCAAGTATAATTAAATCTGAACGAGCTTTATTGCAACAAAACTCTAAATACTTTTCTCTAAAGATTACTTTATTGCTTATAAGATATAATTGTCTCTTCCaacaatatttatatccagtttatataatattaaataatacaattttCATCTCCTCTTCTGAACCCCTCTACGCATAAATTGTTTGTTGTCCTCGCAGTCACCATGTATTGTCAGATTTCTTTACTTTGTTAGTCTATTGCCGGAAAAGCTTCCAAATACGTTATTTACCCCAGTAATAAcgtaaattattattcttggAGAGCAGTGGAAAAAagtgaataatttcaattgcatGACGGTGTTactttcaaaagaaataaatatcgTAGAACTATATTGTTATCCGAGTCcttataaaatttaatgGCTAACGAACTATTGTCTAGGCGCGCAATATGTTGCTGATGATTTCAAAGTTTTAAGTTTTAGGCAGGTGGATGATTTCGCAACCtatttaatattcaagaacGAAAGACAAAGATAGAACAATATTTCGAGTAATTATTACCTGTTATCTCCAACTAGTTAGCTAAACATATTGATATGATTCAATGGCTGAGTTGTATTTACTCTAGATTAAGGTTTAAGGTTTATGTATGTTGCTCCTcattttaaaaataaatccCCACTGCGGATCAACATTTAGTTGACGAATAATAGATTAATATTTTTCGGAAAGTATCCCTATTCCAGAAAATCTTAACATTCATATTTATCCCAACACGAGGTTAGGGGTCATCAATCGAGGCGGCAGTAATTATATAACTCAGTTACAAGGATATTCCTTTCTACTACGAATACGCCTAAAAGTTGAATATCAACGAGAACAATTCTGTGGAGAACCATAGAACGATTAGAATATGGTCAGCCTTGAGAGCCTATTTTAGAATAACCATGCAGTAAGCGCCAACTGAAGAATCAACACAATTCCTATCAAAAATGAAGTTGGCGTGAATACAGGCGAATATATCTCGGAAAGCATTCCTAATACGGAATGAGCCCAAGGGAATGAACAAAGATCAGCGCAATGCATTGTATGAAATCCGGAGAGCATAGAGCTATTACCGAAAAAGCTTACGAATACGTTAATTCAGCCGAAGAAGGCCTAAAGTACAATAGCATCCCCACGAAATGTTTGAAAACATACTCAACTTGTAAAATTCCGATACGGGAGCGTCTTTGGTTTAGCATTGTTGTTACATGAATAACTATCGTAAATCGgaatatttgattgttATACAAGCACGTACAGTAGTAAACATTCAGAACAATAACATAAAGGGCAACGGCTAAAAAGAACTCTGAATGGCCAAACACCACTTACTAAGCCTTATGCCTCGATGGTGATAATGTAATATTTGTAAGGTAGTGGCATGGATAGTAGATTGGTTGCAAATATGTTGTAGATTATACAACATTCTTAACAAGACTCTTGTTCAAAGTTTAAAACCCTTTGGTACGAAAAGCGAGATTTTGGTAATCGGAAACGGAGTTAGATCGCTTATACGGAATTAAAGTACGGAGTATGGAGCTAAATTTCGTGGTTTTAAGAAATTTCACTCGGATATGTTTGCTAATCAGGATACTGTCTCCACATAACAGGTACAAATAATGTTCTATTAACTAGAAATAGATCTGGAGTAGTAAGCTGGAGTATtgatgaataaatataaataaaaaagtCAAGTATAGGGTGATGAGATTCAGGAAACTCGTAGTACTAGAACAATACCTCAGTTGCATACcccaaaatattaattttgtgCACAATGTCTTGAAACTTGCATGCTAATTCTCTTCAAAAAAGCATTTACTCTTATCGTCTAACTGTAACAATgtaatgatgataaaaaaaGGGGTTATATAACCTTAAAAACAAATTCGTTAATTCAAGTTATCCCTATAGGATTTTAATGTCGTTGCTACATACTGAGTTCAGATTATGCCTACATAATGCTCTATTGATATAAAAGCTTTATCCTTCCTGAACATTTTAGACTTTGATTTTTTCACGACAAAACACTAAATATGACAAACTACCACAGTATTAAGGAGCttgatattgaacaattaattcaagAGTTAACATTATCCGAAAAAGTTTCTCTTTTAGCAGGAGTGGATACCTGGCACACAGTTCCGATTAAGAGATTGGGAATTCCTTCTATTAGAACTTCAGACGGTCCGAATGGGATTAGGGGTACAGCCCATTTTAACGGTGTTCCATCAAATTCGTTTCCTTGTGGGACAGCTATGGCAGCCACTTTTAATAAGGAATTGTTAGAAGAAGCGGGTTCTCTAATGGGGAAGGAAGCCAGAATGAAGGGTGCTCATGTTATCTTAGGTCCAACGTGTAATATCGTTCGTTCCCCATTGGGAGGTCGAGGATTTGAATCATATTCAGAAGATCCTTTATTATCAGGACACGCTGCTTCTTATGTTATTCAAGGGATTCAAAATAAGGAAAAGATTCTTGCTTGTATTAAGCATTATGTGTGTAATGACTTGGAAGACGAGCGTAGATCCATAGATACCATCATTACGGAAAGAGCATTAAGAGAAATATACTTGAAGCCATTCCAGATTGCTCTTCGTGATTCGAATCCAAAATCCATGATGACAGCCTATAACAAGGTCAACGGAGTTCATGTTTCGCAGTCCAAGAAGTTATTACAAGACATTTTAAGAAAAGAATGGGGTTACGAGGGTACTGTTATGTCCGACTGGTTCGGCATTTATTCTACTAAGGAATCTTTAGATGCGGGTCTTAACTTAGAAATGCCTGGTCCAACCGTTTTCCGTGAGGACATTCCAACCTCCCATATGGTCTTCGCTAATGAAGTTCACAATGATGtcattgatgaaaatgtCCGCTCTATCTTGAAGATGGTTAATGAAGCGATGAAAAGTGGAATTCCAGAAAATGCACCAGAAATTGCAAACGAAAGTCAAGAAGCTTCCaatttaataagaaaaatagGAGGTGAATCAATTgtattgttgaaaaatgaatctAACACTTTACCATTATTCAAGACATCTTCTAAGGGTAATGAGAAATATGCTATCATAGGACCCAACGCTAAGGTTGCCCAAGATTCAGGTGGGGGTTCTGCTTCCATGCATTGTCGTTATAAGACTACTCCGTATGAAGGTATTAAGGCAAAGTTGGAAGAAGCTGGGAATTCAGTTTCATTAGACTATGAACTTGGTGCTTCGTTGGATAAGACTTTACCAGATATTGGTCCACTCTTGAAGACTGAATCCGGAGAAGCTGGTTTTACTGCTACCTTCTACAAAGAGGACCCAGGTGTGAAGTCTAGAAAACcctttgaagaattacaCTTAAAGAGCTCAAAAATAGTTTTAGCCGACTTCAAGAGCGATCAATTAAAGCCAGATGAACTATTATACTACGCAAACTTCGAAGGAATCTTTGTTCCTG
This is a stretch of genomic DNA from Debaryomyces hansenii CBS767 chromosome G complete sequence. It encodes these proteins:
- a CDS encoding DEHA2G06534p (similar to CA3468|IPF6318 Candida albicans IPF6318 beta-glucosidase), with amino-acid sequence MTNYHSIKELDIEQLIQELTLSEKVSLLAGVDTWHTVPIKRLGIPSIRTSDGPNGIRGTAHFNGVPSNSFPCGTAMAATFNKELLEEAGSLMGKEARMKGAHVILGPTCNIVRSPLGGRGFESYSEDPLLSGHAASYVIQGIQNKEKILACIKHYVCNDLEDERRSIDTIITERALREIYLKPFQIALRDSNPKSMMTAYNKVNGVHVSQSKKLLQDILRKEWGYEGTVMSDWFGIYSTKESLDAGLNLEMPGPTVFREDIPTSHMVFANEVHNDVIDENVRSILKMVNEAMKSGIPENAPEIANESQEASNLIRKIGGESIVLLKNESNTLPLFKTSSKGNEKYAIIGPNAKVAQDSGGGSASMHCRYKTTPYEGIKAKLEEAGNSVSLDYELGASLDKTLPDIGPLLKTESGEAGFTATFYKEDPGVKSRKPFEELHLKSSKIVLADFKSDQLKPDELLYYANFEGIFVPEESGTYELGCSCLGSAQIFLNDKLIVDNKTNQQKGEAFLLGTGTIEVISNIDLKKDIKYHVRVEFGTSPTYSFPNESLGAGGVYFGARLKSTSQEKIARAVELAKKVDKVILCIGLTKDWETEGFDRPNMDIPGYTEQLISAVSEVNPNVIVVNQSGTPVTMAPWVQKVPALVQAWYGGIELGNSIADVLFGDVNPSGKLSMTFPERLEDNPSYINFASTNGRVLYGEDVFVGYRFYEKVKRKVLYPFGYGLSYTSFKFDGLKVSSTDDSLTASVTVTNTGKVEGSETVQLYIKPENPSIIRPIKELKEFGKVHLAPGETKSVELTVSIKEATSFWDTYKDKWCSEKGDYAVQIGNSSDNILLEESFKTTKTFYWLGL
- a CDS encoding DEHA2G06512p (no similarity), which codes for MHCMKSGEHRAITEKAYEYVNSAEEGLKYNSIPTKCLKTYSTCKIPIRERLWFSIVVT
- a CDS encoding DEHA2G06490p (weakly similar to uniprot|P32466 Saccharomyces cerevisiae YDR345C HXT3 Low affinity glucose transporter of the major facilitator superfamily), which encodes MATEDKELGVVITDVSKLSEKIEEQNNIISKGGSVDDYLYEKRPWWKVNYLVRLNFCIFLITLSSTNNGYDGSMLNGLQSVSYWPEKMGNPQGSVLGALSNGNVFGVVLSFVCASWLADKFGRWRCIFVGQTITILGSILQGVSTNYGFFLASRIILGFGVGIAGVSSPSLISELAYPTHRATATTFYNVCWYLGAIIAAWVTYGTLNIENDYSWRIPSYLQAALPCLQIAFFWMVPESPRYLINKDRISDAEKVLRKFHAGGETHERANDLVSFEIEEIQAALEIEKLSSNSRYSDFITMPTFRKRLFLAVFVAVIMQLSGNGLVSYYLNKVLNSIGITDPHEQLKINGCLMVYNLVISSVVASVAGRFKRRSMFLICTILMLVFYVIWTILSAINQQRNFEQKSLGNGVIAMIFFYYLAYDIGANGLPFLYITEIMPYSHRAKGMNIFTVSQNIIIIFNGFVNPIAMDAIEWKYYIVYCCILAVEVITVLFTFVETSAYTLEEVAKVFGDDPGQTLIHLSSAPPKPEVGHIETV